A segment of the Deltaproteobacteria bacterium genome:
GCTCGCGGGCCCACTCGTCCCGTGATCTTTCCGCGAGGCGCGCGGCCAGCTCGCCCTTCAACTCGGTCTGGCGCGCGGGTGGCGCTATCGGGTCGCTCATGTCGGAGGGCTGTCCGAGCGCCGTTCGCAACGCGGTCCAGAACTTCGGCTCGAGCGCCCCGACGGCCAGATAGCCGCCGTCGGCGCCGCGGTAGGCTCCGTAGCAGGCCGCACCGCCGTTCAGCGTTCCTTCCCCGCGACGGAGCGGGGTGCCACCGAAGGCGAGGTCCCCGAGCCAGGGAAGGAGGAAGGACATGACCCCTTCGGTCATCGAGACGTCGAGGTGCGCGCCGACGCCGCTCTTGAGGGCGGCCAGGATACGGATCGTGGCCCAGAGCGCCCCGCCGGCCACGTCGGCGAGCTGCACTCCCGGCACCATGGGAGCGCCGCCGACCGGTCCGCTCGCGGCCAGCACTCCGGCTGTCGCGAGGTAGTTGATGTCGTGTCCCGCGCGGTCGGCCATAGGGCCGTCCTGGCCGTAGCCGCTGATGGAGCAGAGCACGAGCTTCGGATGAGCCGCGGCGAGGGTCGCGTAGTCGAGGCCCAGGCGAGCGAGCACCCCGGGCCGGAAGCTCTCGACGACCACGTCGAAGCTGGGGAGCAGGCGCAGCAGAAGCTCGCGCCCACTCGCCTGCTTGAGGTCCACCGCGATGGAGCGCTTGCCCCGGTTGAGGGCGTAGAACGCGCCGCCGAGGCCGCCCTTGAAGGGCGGAACGAGCCGCAGGTAGTCGCCGCCGCCCAGATCCTCGACCTTCACGACCTCGGCGCCGAGCTCCGCGAGAATCAACGTGCAGAAGGGACCGGGGAGTAGGCGCGACAGGTCGAGGACCCGGACGCCCGCGAGGGGAGGCGGCATCGGTGAGCGGTGTGCGGTGGGCTAGACGCCCATCGCGAAGAGCTGCTGCAGCTTGGTCGCCAGCATCGGATTGCCGCTGACCTTCAGCTTGCCCTGGAAGTAGAGCTGCATGCCGAGGTTCGGGTCGGCCAGCATCGAGTTGAAGTCGGCGTCGGTGACTTCGATGGAGCACTCGGAGTTCCCCGCGTCGCCTTCCTTGCAGCTCGGGGGAGTGGCCTTGAGATCCACCGTCCACGTGCCACCGCCGTCGCCGGTGATCTTGAAGACGTAGATCGCGTCGATGGCCTTCGCCTTGTCGGGCGAGGCCTGCAGGAAGGCGGGGATCTTCTGATTGAAGAGGGTCTTCGCGTCCATCTGAGTTCCTCCGGGATAGCTCGACTGACTGGCCGGTCACTGCTACCACGCGCTGCGGCGAGCTGTCAACGTGGGACGCGGCCCCGTGCGGCCCGCAAAATCTCTTGCGGCGCCCGGGCACGATTTCTATACTCGCGCCGGCTTCGATACCTCGTTACACCTGGAATTCTGAGGGCATATCCGCTTGTGAGCCGCGGTGTCGACACGCGAGTCCTCGTCGTGGTCCACCACGTGGGCCTGCGCGACCAGCTCGTGGCCGCGCTCCAGTCGCGCGGGATGCCCGCCACGTCGGCCCAGACGGGCCGCGAGGCGCTCGACGCGCTCGACGGGGACCTCGTCGGCGCGCTCATCATCGACTCCGAGCTCCCGCTGATCGGCGGGTTCGAGCTGGCGAAGGCGGTGCGTCGCCATCCCCGGGGGGCGCACCTGCCGCTCGTGGTGGTGACGGACGCCCGCTGGTCGCCGTCGCAAAAGGCCGCTGCGCTGCAGCAGATGGGGTTGCTCGACCTGCTCTCGAAGCCCGTCGATCCGATGCAGGTCGCGGAGCTCCTCGTGGCGGAGCTCGCCTCGGCGTCGGTGGAGGCGCCCGAGCCGCTCGCGGACCAGGCCAGTCGCGACGAGAAGCACCACGTGGAGAAGGCCGTGCGGGCGGTGCGCACGGAGCCGGTGCTCCTGCGTGGAAACCTGCAGACCACGCCCTTCCCCGAGCTTCTGCACCAGCTCTACGCGAAGCGCGCGGTCGGGGCGCTCTTCCTGCTGCGCGACAACGTCAAGAAGATCGTCTATTTCAAGGAAGGCCACCCGAGCTACGTGAAGTCGAACGTGCTCGCCGAGTGCCTGGGCAAGGTCCTGGTGCGCGAGAAGATGATCTCCGAAGGGGACTGCGCCGAGTCGCTGCGCCGGATGAAGGAGACGCGCCGCCAGCAGGGGACAGTGCTGATCGAGATGGGGGTCATCTCGCCGCAGAATCTCGTCGTGGGGCTCGAGCTGCAGCTCCAGGCCAAGCTCCTCGACATCTTCTCGTGGACGCGCGGGGAATACCTCTTCAAGCGCGACGTGAAGCTTCCATCCGAGGTGATCGCCCTCGAGTGGAACAACGCCACGCTGATCGCTGAAGGCGTGCGTCGGCGCTGGGATCCCCCGCGCCTCAAGCAGGCGC
Coding sequences within it:
- a CDS encoding response regulator, which translates into the protein MSRGVDTRVLVVVHHVGLRDQLVAALQSRGMPATSAQTGREALDALDGDLVGALIIDSELPLIGGFELAKAVRRHPRGAHLPLVVVTDARWSPSQKAAALQQMGLLDLLSKPVDPMQVAELLVAELASASVEAPEPLADQASRDEKHHVEKAVRAVRTEPVLLRGNLQTTPFPELLHQLYAKRAVGALFLLRDNVKKIVYFKEGHPSYVKSNVLAECLGKVLVREKMISEGDCAESLRRMKETRRQQGTVLIEMGVISPQNLVVGLELQLQAKLLDIFSWTRGEYLFKRDVKLPSEVIALEWNNATLIAEGVRRRWDPPRLKQALEPLLDRYLAPARDPKLRFQEFPLDEVDQVFAAEMDGRRTLRELLAATPLTEARALCAAYVLITTGVVAALGAPQADEEEAAEAAVPPEQALRGQLAAELISFRRRDPFGVLGVAVGSSDEDVEEAYSRLARKYHPDRFRNVSAETRELALEIFRLAHQAYQTVATHGQRQEYKARLRTGEVSVLSEAGGRSLHAERLASQARGAIEGQRYGEARQALAGAVQLCPDAGDLRALLGWAIFHEAPDDPENARDAVQQLRRAVELAPRDEQGYLLLGRVYARMGKMILAQRQFERAVQCNPASSEALAELERYRDQLPQRRFPR
- a CDS encoding CoA transferase — translated: MPPPLAGVRVLDLSRLLPGPFCTLILAELGAEVVKVEDLGGGDYLRLVPPFKGGLGGAFYALNRGKRSIAVDLKQASGRELLLRLLPSFDVVVESFRPGVLARLGLDYATLAAAHPKLVLCSISGYGQDGPMADRAGHDINYLATAGVLAASGPVGGAPMVPGVQLADVAGGALWATIRILAALKSGVGAHLDVSMTEGVMSFLLPWLGDLAFGGTPLRRGEGTLNGGAACYGAYRGADGGYLAVGALEPKFWTALRTALGQPSDMSDPIAPPARQTELKGELAARLAERSRDEWARELASADACVEPVLEMEELTRHPHHQHRQMFFTLDDATRGPLEMLRLPLGAPVATTPAPTHGQHTDEVLREAGLSDAEIASLRQRGVLR
- a CDS encoding SCP2 sterol-binding domain-containing protein; its protein translation is MDAKTLFNQKIPAFLQASPDKAKAIDAIYVFKITGDGGGTWTVDLKATPPSCKEGDAGNSECSIEVTDADFNSMLADPNLGMQLYFQGKLKVSGNPMLATKLQQLFAMGV